The Neofelis nebulosa isolate mNeoNeb1 chromosome X, mNeoNeb1.pri, whole genome shotgun sequence genome has a segment encoding these proteins:
- the LOC131502591 gene encoding LOW QUALITY PROTEIN: melanoma-associated antigen 9-like (The sequence of the model RefSeq protein was modified relative to this genomic sequence to represent the inferred CDS: deleted 1 base in 1 codon) — protein sequence MEVEDVESEEEELEEEVELGEEVELGEEVELEEEKAEEEEEGGPSPSSSSSSSSSSLSSSCSVLILVPLEEGSAAARSPSPPQSPRSTCPSPSAMAGAPGSQSHQGSSSPDEEGSSTWGAPAGAQASLPDALRVKVAGLVLLLLLKYRTKQPTTRAEMLAAVSQDDRDRFPVIFRRACEYLQLVFGVDVKEVDPREHSYVLVSILGLSCDGTPSGRDGMPKTSLLVLVLWVILLEDDRAPEEAVWEALGVMGVYAGREHVFDGEPRELLTEVWVQEGYLEYRQVPGSEPARYEFLWGPRAHAETSGVQVLQHILAVNSRQPGSPCLSEEAVSHEEERA from the exons ATGGAGGTGGAGGACGTGGAGTCGGAGGAagaggagttggaggaggaggtggagttaggggaggaggtggagttaggggaggaggtggagttggaggaggagaaagcagaggaggaggaggaggggggcccatctccctcctcctcctcctcctcctcctcttcctccctgtcctcctcctgctCTGTCCTCATTCTGGTCCCCCTGGAGGAGGGATCTGCTGCTGCCCGGTCCCCGAGTCCTCCCCAGAGCCCTCGgagcacctgcccctcccccagtgccaTGGCAGGCGCTCCAGGGAGCCAGTCCCACCAGGGCTCCAGCAGCCCCGATGAGGAGGGGTCGAGCACCTGGGGGGCCCCGGCAGGGGCCCAGGCCTCGCTCCCAGATGCGCTCCGCGTGAAGGTGGCCGGCCTGGTGCTGCTTCTGCTCCTCAAGTATCGCACCAAGCAGCCGACCACACGGGCGGAGATGCTGGCGGCGGTCAGCCAAGATGACCGGGACCGCTTCCCCGTGATCTTCCGCCGAGCCTGCGAGTATCTGCAGCTGGTCTTTGGAGTCGACGTGAAGGAAGTGGACCCCCGCGAGCACTCCTACGTCCTGGTCAGCATCCTGGGCCTCAGCTGCGATGGGACGCCGAGTGGTAGGGACGGCATGCCCAAGACCAGCCTCCTGGTGCTGGTCCTGTGGGTGATCCTCCTGGAGGACGACCGTGCCCCTGAGGAGGCGGTGTGGGAAGCGCTGGGGGTCATGGGGGTGTATGCCGGCAGGGAACACGTATTCGATGGGGAGCCCAGGGAGCTGCTGACCGAAGTCTGGGTGCAGGAAGGGTACCTGGAGTACCGGCAGGTGCCCGGCAGCGAGCCCGCACGCTACGAGTTCCTGTGGGGTCCCAGGGCCCACGCAGAAACCAGCGGCGTGCAAGTGCTGCAGCACATCCTCGCGGTCAACAGCAGGCAG CCGGGGTCTCCGTGTCTGTCCGAAGAGGCTGTGAGCCATGAGGAAGAGCGGGCCTGA